In one Cupriavidus taiwanensis genomic region, the following are encoded:
- the putA gene encoding trifunctional transcriptional regulator/proline dehydrogenase/L-glutamate gamma-semialdehyde dehydrogenase — protein MATTTLGVKLDDASRDRLKRVAQSIDRTPHWLIKQAIFSYLEQIERGHLPYDAGAASADGEGSDGTEMVHGDAAPQPFLEFAQSIQPQSVLRAAITSAYRRPETDCVPVLLEQARLPQQQAEAAIKMAKALATRLREQKVGTGREGLVQGLIQEFSLSSQEGVALMCLAEALLRIPDKATRDALIRDKISGANWQSHLGQSPSLFVNAATWGLLLTGKLVATHTESGLTRALTRIIGKGGEPLIRKGVDMAMRLMGEQFVTGETISEALANARRYEAEGFRYSYDMLGEAAMTEADAARYLASYEQAIHAIGQASRGRGIYEGPGISIKLSALHPRYSRTQHERVVGELYERLKSLTLLARQYDIGINIDAEEADRLEISLDLLERLCFEPELAGWNGIGFVVQGYQKRCPFVIDYLIDLARRSRHRLMIRLVKGAYWDSEIKRGQVEGLEGYPVYTRKVYTDVSYLACARKLLSVPDAIYPQFATHNAHTLSAIYQIAGHSYYPGQYEFQCLHGMGEPLYDQVVGPTADGKFNRPCRIYAPVGTHETLLAYLVRRLLENGANTSFVNRIADDTISLDELVADPVAVVEAMHRDEGVLGLPHPRIPSPRTLYGKSRPNSAGIDLANEHRLASLSSALLAGTGERLVAEPMLGAAQVAAQLADAITTPVLNPADHRDVVGHVTEASQADVDAALQAAVNTAPIWQATPPEVRAAALERAADLMEAQMQSLMGIIMREAGKTFSNAIAEVREAVDFLRYYAAEVRRGFDNETHRPLGPVVCISPWNFPLAIFTGQVAAALAAGNPVLAKPAEQTPLIAAAAVKLLREAGVPAGAVQLLPGRGETVGAALVGDARVKGVMFTGSTEVARILQRNVAGRLDAAGRPIPLIAETGGQNAMIVDSSALAEQVVGDVVNSAFDSAGQRCSALRVLCLQEDVAERVLEMLKGAMQELTMANPDRLSTDVGPVIDQEARANIVRHIDAMRAKGRRVHQADPNAAQGASCRHGTFVPPTLIELDSIEELKREVFGPVLHVVRFPRAALDTMVSQINGTGYGLTLGIHTRIDETISFIVSRAQVGNLYVNRNIVGAVVGVQPFGGEALSGTGPKAGGPLYLHRLLSVCPQDAVARSVRAADVNAGAGGAQTVGPDDEAVRATEAFREWARRELPEVAAACERFAEASASGLAVTLAGPTGERNTYTLLARERVLCLATQEADLALQLGAVLTVGAEAVWPENPVGRGLFARLPKGVQSRVRMVADWTAADTAIDAVLHHGDSDQLRTVCEQVAARSGPIIGVQGLAQGERNIALDRLLIERSLSVNTAAAGGNASLMTIG, from the coding sequence ATGGCTACCACCACCCTTGGCGTCAAGCTCGACGACGCCTCCCGCGACCGCCTCAAGCGCGTTGCCCAATCGATCGACCGCACCCCGCACTGGCTGATCAAGCAGGCGATCTTCAGCTACCTCGAGCAGATCGAGCGCGGCCACCTGCCGTACGATGCCGGAGCCGCCAGCGCTGACGGCGAGGGCAGCGACGGGACCGAGATGGTCCATGGCGACGCCGCGCCGCAGCCCTTCCTGGAATTCGCGCAGAGCATCCAGCCGCAGTCGGTGCTGCGCGCGGCCATCACTTCGGCCTACCGCCGTCCGGAAACCGATTGCGTGCCGGTGCTGCTGGAACAGGCGCGCCTGCCGCAGCAGCAGGCCGAGGCCGCGATCAAGATGGCCAAGGCACTGGCGACGCGGCTGCGCGAGCAGAAGGTCGGCACCGGACGAGAAGGCCTGGTGCAGGGGCTGATCCAGGAATTCTCGCTGTCGTCCCAGGAAGGCGTGGCACTGATGTGCCTGGCCGAGGCCCTGCTGCGCATTCCCGACAAGGCCACGCGCGACGCGCTGATCCGCGACAAGATCAGCGGCGCCAACTGGCAGTCGCACCTGGGCCAGAGCCCCTCGCTGTTCGTCAACGCCGCCACCTGGGGCCTGCTGCTGACCGGCAAGCTGGTTGCCACGCACACTGAATCGGGCCTGACCCGCGCGCTCACGCGCATCATCGGCAAGGGCGGCGAGCCGTTGATCCGCAAGGGCGTGGACATGGCGATGCGCCTGATGGGCGAGCAGTTCGTCACCGGCGAGACCATTTCCGAGGCGCTTGCCAACGCGCGCCGCTACGAGGCCGAGGGCTTCCGCTACTCCTACGACATGCTGGGCGAGGCCGCCATGACCGAGGCCGATGCCGCGCGCTACCTGGCGTCGTACGAGCAGGCCATCCACGCCATCGGCCAGGCCTCGCGCGGACGCGGCATCTACGAGGGCCCGGGCATCTCGATCAAGCTGTCGGCGCTGCACCCGCGCTACAGCCGCACGCAGCACGAGCGCGTGGTGGGCGAGTTGTACGAGCGCCTGAAGTCGCTGACGCTGCTGGCGCGCCAGTACGACATCGGCATCAATATCGACGCCGAGGAAGCCGACCGCCTCGAGATCTCGCTGGACCTGCTCGAGCGCCTGTGCTTCGAGCCCGAGCTGGCCGGCTGGAACGGCATCGGCTTCGTGGTGCAGGGCTACCAGAAGCGCTGCCCGTTCGTGATCGACTACCTGATCGACCTGGCCCGCCGCAGCCGCCACCGCCTGATGATCCGCCTGGTCAAGGGCGCCTACTGGGACAGCGAGATCAAGCGCGGCCAGGTGGAAGGTCTGGAGGGCTATCCGGTCTACACGCGCAAGGTCTACACCGACGTGTCGTACCTCGCCTGCGCGCGCAAGCTGCTGTCGGTGCCCGACGCGATCTACCCGCAGTTCGCCACCCACAACGCGCATACGCTGTCGGCGATCTACCAGATCGCCGGCCACAGCTACTACCCGGGCCAGTATGAGTTCCAGTGCCTGCACGGCATGGGCGAGCCGCTGTACGACCAGGTGGTTGGCCCCACCGCCGACGGCAAGTTCAACCGGCCCTGCCGCATCTACGCGCCGGTCGGCACGCATGAGACGCTGCTGGCCTACCTGGTGCGCCGGCTGCTGGAGAACGGCGCCAACACCTCGTTCGTCAACCGCATTGCCGACGACACCATCTCGCTGGACGAGCTGGTTGCCGATCCGGTGGCGGTGGTCGAGGCCATGCATCGCGACGAAGGCGTGCTCGGCCTGCCGCATCCGCGCATTCCGTCGCCGCGCACGCTGTATGGCAAGAGCCGGCCCAACTCGGCCGGCATCGACCTGGCCAACGAGCATCGCCTGGCTTCGCTGTCGTCGGCGCTGCTGGCCGGCACCGGCGAGCGCCTGGTCGCCGAGCCGATGCTGGGCGCCGCGCAAGTCGCCGCGCAGCTTGCCGATGCCATCACCACGCCGGTGCTGAACCCCGCCGATCACCGGGACGTGGTCGGCCATGTCACCGAAGCCAGCCAGGCCGACGTCGACGCCGCGCTGCAGGCCGCGGTCAATACCGCGCCGATCTGGCAGGCGACGCCGCCCGAGGTGCGCGCCGCCGCGCTGGAGCGCGCCGCCGACCTGATGGAAGCCCAGATGCAGTCGCTGATGGGCATCATCATGCGCGAGGCCGGCAAGACCTTCTCCAATGCCATCGCCGAAGTGCGCGAGGCGGTGGACTTCCTGCGCTACTACGCCGCCGAGGTGCGCCGCGGGTTCGACAACGAGACCCATCGCCCGCTCGGTCCGGTGGTCTGCATCAGCCCGTGGAACTTCCCGCTGGCGATCTTCACCGGCCAGGTGGCGGCCGCGCTGGCCGCCGGCAACCCGGTGCTGGCCAAGCCCGCCGAGCAGACCCCGCTGATCGCCGCCGCCGCGGTGAAGCTGCTGCGCGAGGCCGGCGTCCCGGCCGGCGCGGTGCAGCTGCTGCCGGGCCGCGGCGAGACCGTCGGCGCCGCGCTGGTGGGCGACGCCCGCGTCAAGGGCGTGATGTTCACGGGCTCGACCGAGGTCGCGCGTATCCTGCAGCGCAATGTTGCCGGGCGCCTGGACGCGGCCGGCCGTCCGATTCCGCTGATCGCCGAAACCGGCGGCCAGAACGCGATGATCGTCGACTCCTCGGCGCTGGCCGAGCAGGTGGTCGGCGACGTGGTCAATTCCGCCTTCGATTCGGCCGGCCAGCGCTGCTCGGCGCTGCGCGTGCTGTGCCTGCAGGAGGACGTGGCCGAGCGCGTGCTGGAAATGCTCAAGGGCGCGATGCAGGAACTGACCATGGCCAACCCGGACCGCCTGTCGACCGATGTCGGCCCGGTGATCGACCAAGAGGCGCGCGCCAACATCGTGCGCCATATCGATGCGATGCGCGCCAAGGGCCGCCGCGTCCATCAGGCCGACCCCAACGCCGCCCAGGGCGCCAGCTGCCGCCACGGCACCTTCGTGCCGCCGACGCTGATCGAGCTGGACAGCATCGAGGAGCTCAAGCGCGAAGTCTTCGGCCCGGTGCTGCACGTGGTGCGGTTCCCGCGCGCGGCGCTGGACACCATGGTCAGCCAGATCAACGGCACCGGCTATGGCCTGACGCTGGGTATCCATACCCGCATCGACGAGACCATCTCGTTTATCGTCAGCCGCGCCCAGGTGGGCAACCTGTATGTGAACCGCAATATCGTCGGCGCGGTGGTGGGGGTGCAGCCGTTCGGCGGCGAGGCGCTGTCGGGCACCGGTCCCAAGGCCGGCGGCCCGCTCTACCTGCACCGGCTGCTGTCGGTCTGTCCGCAGGACGCGGTGGCGCGCAGCGTGCGCGCGGCCGACGTCAATGCCGGCGCCGGCGGCGCCCAGACCGTGGGACCGGACGACGAAGCCGTGCGCGCCACCGAGGCCTTCCGCGAGTGGGCGCGCCGCGAGCTGCCCGAGGTGGCGGCCGCGTGCGAGCGCTTCGCCGAGGCCTCGGCCTCGGGCCTGGCGGTGACGCTGGCGGGACCCACCGGCGAGCGCAACACCTACACCCTGCTGGCGCGCGAGCGGGTGTTGTGCCTGGCCACGCAGGAGGCCGACCTGGCGCTGCAGCTGGGCGCCGTGCTGACGGTCGGCGCCGAGGCGGTATGGCCGGAAAACCCTGTCGGCCGGGGGCTGTTTGCGCGCCTGCCTAAGGGCGTACAATCGCGCGTCCGCATGGTGGCCGACTGGACCGCGGCGGACACGGCAATCGATGCGGTGCTGCACCACGGCGATTCGGACCAGCTGCGCACGGTCTGCGAGCAGGTGGCGGCGCGCTCCGGTCCGATCATCGGCGTGCAGGGCCTGGCGCAGGGGGAACGGAATATTGCGCTCGACCGTCTGCTGATCGAGCGCTCGCTCTCGGTCAACACCGCGGCGGCGGGCGGCAATGCCAGTTTGATGACGATCGGCTGA